ACTATCCGTCTCCATCTGTTTCtcatctttcaaaactgaaactctgtacccattaaacactgaCTCCCcattccccttccccagcccctggcgaTCACCATTTTCTATTTCTAGGATCTTGACTACTCTGAGTAGCTCATCTAAGTGTAATTATgcagtatttgttcttttgtgactgacttatttcactcagcataatatcCTTAAAGGTCATCCATGTAGTACCATGCGTCAGAATTTCCTGCCTTTTTCAAGCTGGGtcacattccattgtgtgtattaTCACATTTTGCTTAACCATTCATCCATCGATGGATGGTTATTTCTGtgttttagccttttttttttcctcccatgcttttagtttttgtaaataatgttgctatgaacctGGGTGTACAGTATCTCTTCAAGGCCTtgctttcgttttttttttttggagggtggagacccagaagtggaattgctgaattatgtgttaattctgtttttcatttttggggGAGccaccatgctgttttccatagtagctgcaccattttacctTCCCACTAACAATGCATAGAAGttccactttcaccacttctTATGAATTGTAGAGGATTCCCTAGATTCAGAGGATTCCCCCTGAACTCAGCTGAACCTGCAAAGCCTTGCTGCCAACATATAATTAAAATGGTTCACTTCTCTCTTGGTAGGCCACTCTCCACCTTGTATGTGTCACTCTAATAATACCTCAAGCAGTCATTCAAGCAACACATTTTATTGTTCCCAGAATGAGATGCTTGAGATATCATTTGAAGGCAGTAAAAAACTTAGGCAAGCAGATGGCTCCAAGTAACTGGTGAGAACAGAGGGGCCAGAGGATGAAAGCACTGAACCAGGATGGCTGATTGCTGGGCTGCACCAGCATGAAGAGGTGGGAGGCAGAGGCCTTGCCCATAGACGGCACTGAGGGAACGACAGGGAGTGGAATGCGTATGTTCACTGACCCAGTGCCTCCCAATGGGCTGTAAGCTTTTTTGAGCCGGAGTAGGGTTTCATCTTTCTTCATCCTCTGATAGAGAACTCAGATACTTTAAACACAAAGTTggaactcttttttatttctttcagtttgagagttttttgaaagttttgttttttggcacaTTAAAGAACTCAAAGGTAGTGTGTTTCTAACATGGCTTGTTTTCCTCTCAACATCTGTTAACACAAATgaggctttcacttttcacagttaCCTTTCCCAGTGAGCTGGGTGAGCTCCTGTCCTTGTGTGTCAGGTCCGTGTCACCCAGTTCCCATCGTGGTGCCATTACAGGGGTCAGTATCGTTCAGGGATGTGGCTGTGGACTTCACCCAGGAGGAGTGGCAGCAGCTAGACCCCGAGGAGAAGATGACCTACAGGGACGTGATGCTGGAGAACTACAGCCACCTTGTCTCCGTGGGTGAGGAGAACTGCCTTCTGAGTTGCTGCTCTACGGGGGCTTACAGTTTAAAGACTTTATGCTTGACTTTGAGGAAATCAGTAAGACCATTTAATTCCTTTTGGGCACCAGTTAGATTAATTTGTATCTTTGCTTCTCCATTGAAAGGCTCTATTTTTGATTAAGTGCAAAATAGACACTTTATTCTGCAGCTCCTGAGGCAGCAGGTTCTGTTTAGGGACCCAGAACCCAGCAGCTGGTCCATGTTGACTCTTTCTCATTCACAGGGTATGACAGCACCAAACCCAATGTGATCATCAAGTTGGAGCAAGGAGAAGAGCCATGGGTAGTAGACAGCAAGTTCCtacagcagcagcattcaggtGAGGTGGTGGGATGTGATGTTTGTAAATGGTCACTTAGTTTTATGTGTGGAGATTGACCCGAAAGCTAGAGTCAAGCCTGCAGAGGCCCTTGAGTACTGCTCTAATCCTATAATTTGGTGTGTTCAGATTCACaagatttgtttaattttattcttttttagaaaaagtcTGGAAAGTTGGTGACTTGATAGAGAGAATCCAAGAAAATGGAGATGAATGTTCAAGGCAAGCTGTTTCTATCAACAGCAGAACCCTGACTGAGGAGAGAGAGGATGCGTTTGATAAAACCTATAACGTGGAAACAAGTCTTGCTCCGTTAAATCTAACGTCTTATAATTGTATCTCATGTGGGAAGACTTTGGAATCTACTTCAGAATTAATTATTAGTGATGGAAGCTATGCAAGAAAGAAACCTGATGAGTGTAATGAATGTGGAAAAATGTATGGAGAGAAACTCTATGAATTTCATCAAAATGGGGAAGCCTGTTCTCAAAATGAAGAAAGTATTCAGAAAATTAGTATTTTGGAGAAACCCTTTGAATATAATGGATGCACAGAAGCCTTAGACAATGAAGCCGTTTTTATTACGCATAAGAGCACTTATATGGGGGAGAAGTGCTATGAGTGGAATGATTCTAGACCAGACTTCATCCAGATGTCAAATTTTAATATATACCAGAGATCACAGATGGACTTGAAGCCCTTTGAATGCCGCGAGTGTGGAAAATCCTTCtgcaaaaagtcaaaattcaTTATACATCAGAGGgctcacacaggagagaaaccttacaCATGTAATGTATGTGGGAAATCCTTCAGCCAAAAAGGAACCCTCACCGTGCATCGGAGATCACATTTAGAGGAGAAACCGTATAAGTGCAATGAGTGCGGAAAAACCTTCTGTCAAAAGTTGCACCTCACACAACACCTGAGGACTCATTCAGGAGAGAAGCCCTATGAATGTAATGAGTGTGGGAAAACCTTCTGCCAAAAGACACATCTCACACTACACCAGAGAAACCATTCAGGAGAAAGACCCTATCCATGTAGCGAATGCGGGAAATCCTTCTCCCGCAAGTCAGCTCTTAGCGACCACCAGAGAACCCACACAGGAGAGAAGCTTTACAAATGCAATGAATGTGGGAAATCCTACTACCGGAAATCCACCCTCATCACACACCAGAGaacacacacaggagagaagccCTACCAGTGCAGTGAGTGTGGGAAGTTTTTCTCTCGGGTGTCATACCTCACTATCCATTACAGGAGTCACTTAGAAGAGAAGCCCTATGAATGTAATGAGTGCGGAAAAACCTTCAACCTCAACTCAGCCTTTATCAGACATCGGAAAGTACACACAGATGAGAAGCCCCACGAATGCAGTGAGTGTGGGAAGCTCTCACACCTCACCAGCCTTCACACAACTCATCTAGGAGAGAAGCCCTATGAATGTAGTGAGTGTGGGAAAACCTTCCTTGAAAACTCAGCTTTCAATGGGCACCAGCCGCTTCCCACAGGGGAGAAGTCGTATGAATGTAACATATGCGGGAAGGTGTTCTCTGAGCTGTCGTACTACACCATACATTATAGGAGTCATTCGGAAGAGAAACCCTATGGGTGTAACGAGTGTGGGAAAACCTTCTCCCATAACTCATCCCTCTTCCGACACCAGAGAGTCCACACAGGAGAGAAGCCTTACGAGTGTTACGAGTGTGGGAAGTTCTTCTCTCAGAAGTCTTATCTAACGATACATCACAGGATCCACTCgggagagaaaccctatgaatgtagcAAGTGCGGGAAAGTCTTCTCTCGGATGTCAAACCTCACTGTGCACTACAGAAGCCATTCGGGAGAGAAGCCCTAcgaatgtaatgaatgtgggaaagTCTTCTCTCAGAAGTCATACCTCACTGTGCATTACAGGACTCATTCAGGAGAGAAGCCGTATGAATGTAATGAGTGTGGGAAAAAATTCCACCACAGGTCAGCCTTCAACAGCCATCAGAGAATTCACAGGAGAGGGAACTTGAATGTACTTGACATGGGAAGTCTCCTCTGAAGTCAGTTCTCATTCTAGAAAATCCTCTGCACATAATGGATGTGGCAAGTCCAGCTGAGAATCAGATACCACTGTCTGAGGGTTCCTGTTTCTGAATGAGGCGTTTAGGCATTGGGTTGATTCTAACCTGAATGTTCACGAAGACCAATCCCTAAAAACACAAGAAGCAAAGCTTTCAGCAACTCATTGGACAACTAGACAGTTTATACAAGAGTAAaactctataaatatttaatatttattttggattCCAATTGTATTTACATATCAGGGAACCATACTGAGGCAAAATCTGTTGAAGCAATGAATGTGGAAAATACATTGTCTTGGCACTTGTTAAACTAAAAGCCATATTTCTGACATAAAATCTAATGTTTATAGAAACAGTATTGGAAGCTATCAGCTCTGAATAAACTTTCACTgcagaaaatgaagttttaaaatattctggagTTGATAATGAGGACTCTAGCATTAAATATGTACATGGCAGTTTCTCTCACATTTCCAAAATGTGATAAATTCTATGCAACCCTATGCAAGTTTGGGTTTCAATAATTTGTGAAAAGGCAGTATTCTTATTTGATTATTAAGCTGGCAAAATGTACTAACGTAGGCATATTGTTGAGATGTTTTACAGGTACTAAATAGTTAAAACTcataattttctgttcttttgaggCATTTTCAAATGGGCTTTTAGTGAGTACTTCATCAACAAAGAAGCCAGTGACTTTTGTACAGTTTCTAACTGCACTGGAgcaaaaaagacttaaaaatactattttcataAACCATACATAGATCACTTGGAATCTAGTCTgtttggtgaaggacaggtatACTGCTCACACTCTATAAAATACGCCCGTCTCTTCTGCCACTCATTTTTTAACCCACAGGTTTGAGTGTGCAGTTTGCCACTATGATGTAATCCAGAAATTCTGCCTGTGCTTTTATTTGATATGAATCTGGTGTCATTACTTTCTGTACTGACTTTTAttccagaatttttaaaacaaattgatgCAACTTTCTAGCAGTCATTTTTGGTTGATTAATGCAGCGTCCCTTCTCCCCTCTTTACTCACTGGAAGAAGTTAGGTATCTACTATTACTTTACATGACACAGAGGGTGAATCCTGAGTGATCTAAACCAGTCATGATAATTTCATTCTGATTATTATTAACTTGTTTATAGTGGTCACATGACTGAATCCTGGGCTAACATAACAGAGACGgttctggaaaaaacataacaaaAGAGTGATCAAATGGGTCTTACTCCAGGAATGTGAGGATacgttaattaaaaaaaaaaaatcagtgtaattAATCATGTTGAAGAAAAGTAATCTAGTATGCAGGAGACTCATGAAATTAGCATCCATTTGTGTTCTTAACAAACCACGTATAGAAAATAACTTCCTTTATTGGATAAAGAATATCTTCTGCTACAACAAACAGCACATTGAATGGTGAAATATTGGGACTTTTCTCccaagatgatttaaaaaaaaaaaaaaaaaaaagagtgttatCTGCTGTCCCTGGTTTTATTCACTATTGTGCAGAAAGACCTAGCCAGGGAAGCAAGGGaagcaaaagaaggaaaaggcataaggattacaaataaaacttgtttgcagatgacatgcttTTTGTACATGGAAAATTCTAGGGAATATTCAGGTAATTAAAATTGAGTAAATGAGCAGAATCCCTGCATACAAGGTCATTATGCAAAAATTGGTTTTTAATATACCagcaacaaatataaaatgaaaagtttaaagcaATACCACTTACAGTAATAACAGAAATCCTTAAGTGCCTGAGGGGGGAAATTAtataacactgtatttttaataattgggtccagaaaaaaaaattccagaagatTCAGTGGGATATCACCTGTTAATTCTTTCCAGGACAatcttaacacattattgactggaGACTTATTAATGCCACAGGCTTTAGTTTCTGCAAAAGTCCCCTGGTCAATGGTGTGTTAAAAAGATGTCAGTTTTCCCCAAATTAATTCATATATTCAATGAGAtcctaaaatgcatttttaaatggaaatgcatTCTCAAATTCATGTGAAAAATTTAAAGACCAGTAACAGTCAAAGCTATCTTCTAGAACAGATAGAAGTAGAGGACTTATAGTGCCAGATATCAAGAGCTGTTAGAAAGCCATAGGAATTATGATCctgtggtattggcacaaaaataaacaaattgatcAGTGAAACTATAATAGAGATTCCAGAAAACCCGTACATAATTCAGTCACTTTTGGCAAAGGTGATAATGTGTTGTAATGTGGGGAAGGCTATTGTTTCCAATAAATGGTTTAttgattaaattttataatttaatagaaaatagaCCAGTTGAAATGCAGTCACATATGAAATGTAAATGAATAAACTTTGCAATTCAGATACTTGGCAGCAGAATCTAGTGTAGAAGAATGCATGGTAGATGATCAGATCGTATTTGGGACTTTGTGGGCGACAGTTTGCTTTACGACTGCTCAACATTGAACAGAGATGTCCCAGTAAGACTATTTGCAGACACTGGTGGAGGTCTGGATTTGGCCAGCAGGCTGTAGTTACTGATCCCTGATCTAAAATTAAAAGAACTCCTACAGAtctacaagaaaaaagaaatgggcgAAAGACTTGAACACCACAAAAGAGACTATCTGCACTgagaataaacacatgaaaaggtatGTTACTTTTGCTTGTAATctggagaagtgaagtgaagtcgcttcagttgtgtccgactctttgcaaccccatggacc
This genomic interval from Bos mutus isolate GX-2022 chromosome 25, NWIPB_WYAK_1.1, whole genome shotgun sequence contains the following:
- the RBAK gene encoding RB-associated KRAB zinc finger protein isoform X1, which gives rise to MNESQGSVSFRDVAVDFTQEEWQQLDPEEKMTYRDVMLENYSHLVSVGYDSTKPNVIIKLEQGEEPWVVDSKFLQQQHSEKVWKVGDLIERIQENGDECSRQAVSINSRTLTEEREDAFDKTYNVETSLAPLNLTSYNCISCGKTLESTSELIISDGSYARKKPDECNECGKMYGEKLYEFHQNGEACSQNEESIQKISILEKPFEYNGCTEALDNEAVFITHKSTYMGEKCYEWNDSRPDFIQMSNFNIYQRSQMDLKPFECRECGKSFCKKSKFIIHQRAHTGEKPYTCNVCGKSFSQKGTLTVHRRSHLEEKPYKCNECGKTFCQKLHLTQHLRTHSGEKPYECNECGKTFCQKTHLTLHQRNHSGERPYPCSECGKSFSRKSALSDHQRTHTGEKLYKCNECGKSYYRKSTLITHQRTHTGEKPYQCSECGKFFSRVSYLTIHYRSHLEEKPYECNECGKTFNLNSAFIRHRKVHTDEKPHECSECGKLSHLTSLHTTHLGEKPYECSECGKTFLENSAFNGHQPLPTGEKSYECNICGKVFSELSYYTIHYRSHSEEKPYGCNECGKTFSHNSSLFRHQRVHTGEKPYECYECGKFFSQKSYLTIHHRIHSGEKPYECSKCGKVFSRMSNLTVHYRSHSGEKPYECNECGKVFSQKSYLTVHYRTHSGEKPYECNECGKKFHHRSAFNSHQRIHRRGNLNVLDMGSLL
- the RBAK gene encoding RB-associated KRAB zinc finger protein isoform X2, encoding MLDFEEIRYDSTKPNVIIKLEQGEEPWVVDSKFLQQQHSEKVWKVGDLIERIQENGDECSRQAVSINSRTLTEEREDAFDKTYNVETSLAPLNLTSYNCISCGKTLESTSELIISDGSYARKKPDECNECGKMYGEKLYEFHQNGEACSQNEESIQKISILEKPFEYNGCTEALDNEAVFITHKSTYMGEKCYEWNDSRPDFIQMSNFNIYQRSQMDLKPFECRECGKSFCKKSKFIIHQRAHTGEKPYTCNVCGKSFSQKGTLTVHRRSHLEEKPYKCNECGKTFCQKLHLTQHLRTHSGEKPYECNECGKTFCQKTHLTLHQRNHSGERPYPCSECGKSFSRKSALSDHQRTHTGEKLYKCNECGKSYYRKSTLITHQRTHTGEKPYQCSECGKFFSRVSYLTIHYRSHLEEKPYECNECGKTFNLNSAFIRHRKVHTDEKPHECSECGKLSHLTSLHTTHLGEKPYECSECGKTFLENSAFNGHQPLPTGEKSYECNICGKVFSELSYYTIHYRSHSEEKPYGCNECGKTFSHNSSLFRHQRVHTGEKPYECYECGKFFSQKSYLTIHHRIHSGEKPYECSKCGKVFSRMSNLTVHYRSHSGEKPYECNECGKVFSQKSYLTVHYRTHSGEKPYECNECGKKFHHRSAFNSHQRIHRRGNLNVLDMGSLL